Genomic segment of Neofelis nebulosa isolate mNeoNeb1 chromosome 17, mNeoNeb1.pri, whole genome shotgun sequence:
GCAGCAGGGTGCTCAGCACCCCATTTTGACTAACCTGGCGCCCCAGAATCCTAGAATaagaagagaggcagggaagggccggGAAACATGCGGGAAACATGCCATGCCGCCGTTTGAGGAGAGAAGTGCGCACTCTCTGTCCTGGCCGGCTGCAGCGGCGGACCCGTCCCCAGCGGTGCACACGGCGGCACGCACACGGACGAACGGGaagtgttcccccccccccccccgcccctccgtgCACGCGGCGGGAAGCGGCCCCGGCCGGGAGTTCAGGAGCGCCGCGCGCACCCGGTAGTGCACGCACGCGGTTGCTGggtgcggtggggtggggggagcgccCGGCCGGGcacagggcgggggaggggggacggcTGCCGCAATGCGCGCCTCCGCCTAAGCCTGTGTGCCCAGATGGAGAGAGGGGGCGCCGTGTGCGAGCCGGCTGTGCATGCGCGCCCCCGCCTGGGGCTATAAAAGCCTCGCCACCTGCTGCCACTAGTGCGTCCAGTTGCCGGGAGAAGCCAGTTCACCTCCTCCAGCGGCAGCTCCTCTGGACATGGACCCCGAGACCTGCCCTTGCCCTACTGGTgagcccccgcccccatcctcgCTCAGCGCGCCCCTGACTTGCAAGGAAACGGATGCCCGACGCCTGGGCTCAAGGACGGGACCCTCCATGTTTGCCATTTTTAACGTCGTTGAAGAGTAGACATGGCTATATCCCACAGGGCACTGAGATTTGGCACCCCACCTCCTCCTTTATGCCTGGCCGCACCCCACTTTTAGCACCTTAACCCTTCCTGCGGCGTCCGCCCTTCTAGGTGGTTCCTGTACCTGCAACGGCTCCTGCAAGTGTGAGGGATGCAAATGCACCTCCTGCAAGAAGAGTGAGTATGgggacccctccccccgcccctgccccctgctccctgAAGTCAGCATCTCCCTAGGCAAGATGGAGAGACCCCTAGATCCCCTGTGACATTGCTTTTGACTCTTACTGGGACAGAACCACCTGGGGAGGCCTTAACATACGGTTGCTCGGGCCCTGCCCCCAGTGACTGCTTCAGCATGCCTGTGGCAAGATGTTTTTCTATATTCCCAGATTCTGATGGACAGCTATGATGGAGACCTTCTACCCTGGTCCAAACCCTCACCTCAAAACCTCAAGTACCTGGAGAAGGGAGTGGTGAAGCTGGGGGCTAGCTCTGGAGTTTGGGTCCCTTGGCCCCTCTCAGGCCTTTGAGGATCTCCTCAGTTTGACCTCCCCCAAGTCTCCCTGGAAGCAGTGTAATATgcttggggaggaggaggtgggagtgTGTAAGACTAGCCATAGAACCTTCCACCGTCTCCTGGAGCCCCTACCATCTCTGTTCCTCCAAGTTCATCCTTCAAGTCCCTTTTCAAGGCCATTGTTTACCCTGTGATGTTTTCCCCTAAAGGTCCAGCACTAACCCCCACCCCATCCGTGGGACTCCCCTGCACCCACACAAGGGGCTGTGGGCTATCTACTGGGTACTCCTCCCCAGTGGTAGCCCAGCATGCAACTGACATGCCATAGGTGCTGAGTCAAACTGCAGTGTGAGACTAGGAAGGGGGCAGCGCCTAGGCCCCTagcacccctcccttcccctttcccttttggTGGAGACAGATGCAGGGAGAGGCCATCACACTGGGCATTCCCCATTTGATCTGCaggctgctgctcctgctgcccGGCGGAGTGTGAGAAATGCACCAAGGACTGTGTGTGCAAAGGTGAAGAGGGCACCGAGGCTGAGGCCGAGAAGTGTAGCTGCTGCCAGTGAGGACCCGCACCCCGTGTGAACCAAGTGGGAGAGCTGGGTGGTCCAGGGCCACCTCTTCTGTGGTGAGGCTTGGCTGTGTGTCCCTTTCCTCTGCCAGCTGCTGGCAAGTGACAATAAACCCTATGAATGGCATAAGCCAAGGACTGGTCTCTTCTTAAAGGGGAAGGaggtgtggggaagggggagcCTAATGGGAGGGAACTGCCCGATTGAAAATTGAAATCCTGAGACATGGACACTGTTCTCTTGGGGCTGGGATGGAGCTCTGGGGGCAGAATACGTTCTCCCCCACCTTCAGGTGGCACTCAAGCCTCCTGCTAAGTCAAGCTCAGTTCTGGGGACGGAGGGGAGACTAGACCCATATGTTTGTCTCTTACTTCCCCCTCTCAACCTCCCTTtgttcatctgtataatggggttGGTGGGGGAGATAGTTAAAACCAGGCCCCAGTCCCAAAGCCCTGtgatttctggaattttctaGTTGCTCCTGCAAAGCTGCCCATTGTCGGAGCCATCAGAGGAGAGAGTCCAGGAGGCCCAGGGGCCTGTCTTGGCAAACCGTCAGCTGCGTTTCCAAGGTCACCACCCTGAATAGCCTGTCTCCCCAAAACAGATTGTTCAGCTCCTTTCAAATCACTTCATCTGGCCATTTGTCTCCAGCCCCTTTTTTCTCCAAAGGCAAGTAGGGTAATAAGAGCTTTTATCCATTGTGGTTATGATCCAGTCCTTGGTGAAAGAGAACACTCAGATTTACCTGGGTTGGCTaagaagggagaaacagaattctgGGAGACAAAAGTTTCCCAGTGAGAGGACACAATCCGGTAAACACATCAGTTTTCCTCCAAGTTAGTTTTTCAGGATAGTTCATTCAAAAGCCCaccaggatttatttttaagatctaaTAGGCTGAGTTTAGAAATACAGTGTGCAAGAAAAGCCAGTTTTGAAAAGGAACAACGGACAGGGTTTGCCCTCACCCGCTAGCATTACTTGTTCTAAAGGTCTAGGAAGTGGTGTCAGCTCAGGAATAGATCCGTTGGACAGAGAGGAGAGTCCAAAAACGGGCCCCGTGTAGCTTCGAGTAAGAGATGATGGGTCAGTGGCCAAAGGCAACACTAGTCAGTGAACAATTGGCTACCCTTTTGCATatcatgtgaaaaaaattttttcaattgaCTTAAATACCTAAGTGCAAAAACAAAGCTATAAAAGAATTAGAAGGGGAAAATAGGACAGTGTTTATTCCTCTGGGGTAGAGATGATTCTTTTAAATAAGACCTAAAAGATCGAACATTTGAGATTACCTTGTGCTAAGCCCTTTTAAGTACATGATCTTACTTGATCCTTAAACTCTAGAAGAATGGTGtgattattatacccattttccTGAGGAGGCAATAGGGCTGCGAGTAATTCGCATGAGGTCGGTTAAAAAATTAACTGAggtgtatgtgtttatttaagCAAAAATTTGATACAAATCTGGCAGATAGAAAGGAACTCCAAGGCGCTGCACAAAATtgaaagacttttataggcagaagggagcaggaacaaTGAAGTTATAAtcggaaaaggaaggaaggaaggaaggaaggaaggaaggaaggaaggaaggaaggaaggaaggaaggaaggaagagaaaggagagaaaaaaggaagaaaataaacccaGGTTGATTATTGCaaagttactttcctttaggAGATGGGAGGagtctatcaggcatattacctGACTAGTGCTGATCAGGCAGTTCCTGATTAACTGGTTTAAGATGCCATTTCTAGGAGAACCAAAACTATAATTGAGTCTCTGTTTGGTGACATGGGGTTTAGCACAAGTGACCCCATTTTGGacctgttgtcttgtttttaacagaTCACATAGCTAGAAGGtggtagagtcaggatttgaacccaggctgacTGACTAAAATCAGTCCCTTGCAACTAACCATGCTTGTTTTCTTGCTTCTGGCTTGCCTTGTGTTACAAAAAGCATCAAAACAAATCTGAATCACCTCATACTCAGGATGATGTTTTTGTCTGTTGAAGCTACTAGAACAAAATATTACTGAGTAGCAATTAACAACcgaaatttgtttctcacagttctggagcctagaagtctgagatcagagtgccagcatgGTCCAATGAAGGCCCTCTTCTGGGTCAAagacttctcattgtatcctcacatggcagaagggactagggagctctgtggggtctcttttataagggcactagtcCCATTCGTGAGAGCTCcattaatcacctcccaaagaccccaagaaacacaaacattcagaccatagcagatGACTACAAAACcgaaataagtgttggcaagggtgtggagaaactggaaccttgtATGCTACaggcagaaatgtaaaatggtgcagccactgtggaaacagtactGCCgctcttccaaaaattaaaaatggaattaccatataacccagcaattccacctttggggatatacccaaaagaattaaaaacaggccctcaaagagatatttgtagaCCCGTgttcgtagcagcattattcacaatagccaaaaggtaaaaGCAAGGTAGGTATCCACTgccagatgaatgggtaaacaaaacaTAGTGTTTACTTACGGTGGGATATTATTCAaccattaaaaggaaagaaattctgatttaTGCTACAACGTGGAGTCGTAGgccagtcacacacacaaaaaaaaaaccgtatgattccagttatatgaggtacctagagttgTCAAATTCAttgagatagaaagtagaatggtgtttACCAGGGGGTGAGGAGAAGAGGATGGGAAGTTGTTTAGAGGGTACGGATTCCAGtattgcaagatgaaaagagttctggagattggttgcacgaTGATCTAAATGTACTTAACgttactgaactgtacatttaaaactggttaacaggggtgcctggctggctcagttggaagagcatgtgactcttggtctcaggttCATGAAttgaagccccatgttaggtgtagaggttactaaaaataaacaaacaagcaaactttaaaaaataaaataaaagtggttaagatggtaaattttatgttctgtgccttttaccacaactaaaaataaaataaccaaagctACACGGCAATAGAAAGTAGTTGCTATATATGTGTGCTATAGACTATATTGTATCCGTTCAAATTCATACACTGAAGTCTGAATCCCTGATATGATTGTTTGGGGACAGGGCCTGTGAGGAGGTAATTAAGGTCGAATGAGATCACAAGAGCGCGGGGCCTTGATATGATGGGATTAGGATTAGTGTCCCCAGATGAGACACTAGAGAGCTCTCTTGCAAGATGGTGTCTGCCTACAAACCAGGGAGAGAGCTCTCATGGGAAATGAACCCTAGCTGCATCCtgatctgggacttccagcctccaaaactgcaagacaataaatttctgttgttaaatcCACCCAGTCTATTTTGTCATGGCATTCTGAGCTGAcaaatacagtgtgtgtgtgtgtgtgtgtgtgtgtgtgtgtgtgtgatggggaggggaggagaccagtatctataatatataaagagttaatgcaaatcaataagaaatggaaacatgattttaaaatttccaaggaTATAAATTAGCAATTCTTaggaaaataaacttgaaaggccaaagaacaaatgaaataatattatatcTTATAtctatcaaggaaatgcaaattaaagtaacattttgggggcgcctgggtggcgcagtcggttaagcgtccgacttcagccaggtcccgatctcgcggtccgtgagttcgagccccgcgtcaggctctgggctgaggctcggagcctggagcctgtttccgattctgtgtctccctctctctctgcccctcccccgttcatgctctgtctctctctgtcccaaaaataaataaaaaacgttgaaaaaaaaaattttttaaaaataaaaaaataaaaaaaaaaataaagtaacattttgcCCACCGGTTTGGCAAAAGGGTAAAAGACTGCTATTTTGTATTAAGAGTGAGGGGGTAGGGGAATGGTTATGAACCCCCATCCCctgctggagggaatgtaaattggtacagccactttggatgGCATTTTAACAGTAGCTACTCAAACATAAAATGTGTATATCTTCAACCCAGGACGTTCACCATACCATCATTGTATTAGCAGAAGCCTCAAAACGAGTTAAATACCCTTTAGTAGGGAAGCATAAAAATGGTCATAATGACCGCCTAATAAAAAGAATCATGTAAGGGgcccctggctgactcagtcagttgggcgtcaaacttttgatttcggttcaggtcatgctcactcagttcatgagatcaagttccatgtcaggttctgcactgacagcatgaagcctgctgggattctctgtctcctctctctctgccactccccctgctttctttttctttctgtgtctcaaataaataaataaacataaaaaaaagaattatgttaagGCTCTGGAAGGCTCTGGAAAAACCACCACAACTTATGATTAagtaaaaaactatatatatatatatatatatatatatatatatatatataaaatatctatacaattaaatatatatagtactatatatatataaagcattatatatataagcactatatatatatatatataagcactatatatgtgtgtgtgtgtgtgtgtgtgtgtgtatatatatatatatatatatatattctgtatatattctgtatatattctgtGGAGCATGGGATTTTCCCAATCAAGGGAATATTTAGCTTTATTCATATTAACCTTTTCCAAAGAGACTGCATTCACTTCTGTTTGGCTAATTTTTAGGTGTGCTAGTGAATACCacaagtttggtttttttttttaactcaacacTTTGCCTTGGAGATATATCCACGTTAAGACATAGACAGCTAATAACTACTATAGAGTATACCGTGGATATGATTGtatcatagtttatttttaaattttcttaatggaCTAATGGATGGATATTTAGGTGGCTTTTTCCAATAAGCAGAGCATGGCTCCTTCTTGTATATGTGTCAGTGAGTTTCTCTGAGCTGTAAGCTGATGTGTCAAATTGCTGGAGCACAAGAAAGAGCCCTTTTAATAGATCTTGTCAAAAGTTCTTGCTGGGATTGTTCCTATTTGCACTCCACCAACAGTGTCTGAGAGTTTTCAATGCCCCATTCCCTCATCAACCCTGAGTATTaaccttgaattttttttgtcaACTTGACGGGTGAAAAATGACATCTTAGATTTTAAATCTAAGTAAGGTTGAGCACCTTTCCAATGCTTTATTGGCCAGTGGTTGTCATTTTCTATGAACTACTGATTCatgtcctttgtccatttgtcTATTCATTTGCTTGTAGTGTTCTTGTTGATTTGtagaagctctttatatattttggccaCTAATCCTTTGTTTTCgatctgcttttttatttttctgaaagttcTCAAAGTTTTTGGCCTTCTGgtaaaattcttttctcttgttttttttaacccactTTTCGAGATATAGTTTACATGCTGTAAAATTCACTCAttgtaagtgtacaattcaattaTATTAGCAAGTTTTTAGAGTTGTGCCACAATCACAgtatagtttcaaaatattttaatcatccAG
This window contains:
- the LOC131499200 gene encoding sterile alpha motif domain-containing protein 1-like, producing the protein MPCRRLRREVRTLCPGRLQRRTRPQRCTRRHAHGRTGSVPPPPPAPPCTRREAAPAGSSGAPRAPGSARTRLLGAVGWGERPAGHRAGEGGRLPQCAPPPKPVCPDGERGRRVRAGCACAPPPGAIKASPPAATSASSCREKPVHLLQRQLLWTWTPRPALALLVVPVPATAPASVRDANAPPARRILMDSYDGDLLPWSKPSPQNLKLLLLLPGGV